The nucleotide window GCTCCGGATCGGGAAGATCGATATCCGTCATCAGCGGGGATACGCAAACCGTTCACAAAAGGATGGTCCCTGCATGGCTCGACGGCAGTCGGGACGAGAGGCGAGCTACACCAACACCCGTTCGAGATCGACCACGGTTCCCGATTCCATCCCGGGATCGCCGACGAGTCGCCCGAGACAGACCACCGCGCCGTCGGGCGTGTAACACGCGACCAGCGGCTCGTCGGCGTCGTCCGGACGGTCGTCGATCCCGAGCACGCCGGGCGCGTAGACCGGTGCGCCCTCGGCGACCTCGTGGGCGGCGCTGGGGGCGATCTCTACACGCGGGAGATGAGTGAGCGCGCGTTCGGCCGGCTGGACGGTGTCGAGAAGCGTTCCTGGATCCCCGTCGTCGGCGAACGCGAGCGCGTCCGTGAGGTCGTGCATGCTCACGAGATCCGTATCGTCGAACGGCGTCGTCCCGACCCTCCGGAGATCGCCCATGTGCGCGCCGGTGCCGAGCGCGCGCCCGAGATCGTGACAGAGCTTTCTGACGTAGGTGCCGCTCTCGCAGCGGATGCGGAGGAGCACACGTCGTTCCTCGACTTCGATCGCCGTCAGCTCCGACAGCCGGCGAGTGCGCAGCCGTCGGGCGACGGCGCTCTTTTTCGGCGGTTTCTGGTAGATCTCGCCCTCGAACTCGGCGAGTACGTCGTCAAGACTCTCGGGTGCCCGTCCGTGCAGTTCGAGCACGGCCACGTACTCCTTTTCGCCCTCCAGGAAGACCTGTGCGAGGCGCGTCGCGTCGCCGAGCAGGATCGGCAGACAGCCCGTGACCTTCGGATCGAGCGTGCCCGCGTGTGCCGCGCGATCGGTCCCGACGAGATCGCGCACCCAGCCAGTGACCTGATGAGCTGAGGGCCCCGGCGGTTTGTCGAGGTTGACGACGCCGAAGGAGAGACGCTCCTCGGCGGTTCGGTCGGCCGGCGCGCCGCGCATCAGCGCTCGAAATCGACGGCGACGTTCACTTGCCCCTCGTCGGCCGCCGGATCGTAGGCCGTACACGCCTTCGCGAGCACGTCGACGATGGCGTCCGGTCCCCAGCGCGCGGTACTCAACGAGAGATCGTAGATCGAGCGGTCGTCGATGTCGATGTCGTAATACTCCTGATAGCGCTGGGCCTCGCTCGCGGCGCGGGCTTCGGTTTCCTCACGGGCGACGTCGATCGATTTCTCCTCGCGATCGGCGATGCGCGCGACACGAACGGACAGCGGTGCGTCGAGCCAGATCCTGAGATCGGCGTACTCGCCGGCCATCCAGCCCGCCAGCCGGGATTCGAGCACGACGTCGTCGCGCTCCTCCGCGATCGTCAGCTGGCGACGATCGAGTGCCCGGTCGATGGCGTCGTCCTCCTCGGCGCGGCGGTTGAGTTCGAGCGCCGTCAGCCCGCGTTCGTCGGCGACCGTCCGAAAGATATCGCCGCCGCTGATGTGTTCGTAGGAGAGTCGGTCGGCGAGCGCCGCCGCCGTCGTGGATTTGCCGACGCCGGCCGGCCCGGACACGGTGACAAACATGCCGTGTCTCGGTCCGGGGCGGTACAAAGGGGTTGTGGCTCCCGCTCAGGTCGACGGCGTCGTCGTGAGGTTGAGCGATTTCTGGATGATCTGGCGGAAGGAGATGGAGATGAGGAAGTACCAGACGAGCCAGACCCAGACGAAGCCACCGATCTGCTCGGTCAGCTCCATGCGCCCGAGCATCGGCAGGACGATCGACCGCTCGGCCGCGACGATGTGCTCGGCACCGCCGCCGCGGACGCCCGTCTTCCAGTACATCCAGACGAACACCGGGATGGTGAGCAGCAGGATCCAGACCATCGGCCGGAACTGCTCCTTGAACATGCCGAGCTGATCGCTCATCGCGTCCATCTGCTCCTCCTGAATCCGGTCGAGCGCGGCGTCGTCACCGCGCTCTTTGGCCTCCTTGCGGCGCTCTTGGATGTCGTTCATCTGTTCTTGGATCGCGCCCATCTTCTCGGTGTTCATCAGGTTCGACTGGAGCAGCACCGAGTAGAGCCCGGTGAGCACCGAGAGGATGATGACGACGGCATAGAACGGCAACACGGCGTCGAACGGGCCGAAGATGACGTCCGCTGCCTGTCCGACCGCGTTGCGGATCGGCATGACCGCGTAGGCAGGAAACAGCGAGAGCGCCGCGAGCCCGGCGAGTTTATCGTAGGTCGACCAGCCGGAATCCTCGTCCTCGGCGTCGGTCTCGACGGAGTCGTCGCCGAGCGCCGCACGGATCTCGTCGGGGTTCGAGACCGCGAAGCCGTCGCCGTCGGCGTCGTGGAGGATGCCGGTCTCGATGAGTCGGCCCCACTGTCCGCTCGTGAGGTCGTCGCTGACGTCGGCCCATCTGATGGTGTGGGTGCCGCCGTCGGGTGTCGGTTCGTCGGCGGCGTGGCCGGATCGGTCGAGCACCACCGTGAGCGCCTCGGCGAAGGCGGGGTCCTCGGCGACCAGCGAGCGCGCTTTCTCGCCTGTTCGTCCCATTTCCGTCCTCTATAGCGTGCGCGCTAATCAACCTTTTACTTCGCTAGCCGTTTCGAACCGATTCCGATAACCGCTCAGACCGCCGCGTCGATCGTCTCGCGCAGCTCTTCCCAGACTTCCTCAGGTGTGGCCTCGCCGTCGATCTCCTCGAGCACGCCCGCCTCGCGGTAGTAGTCCACGACCGGCTCGGTGCTCTCGTGATAGACGTCGATCCGCTCTTTGACCGTCTCCTCGGTGTCGTCTTCGCGCTGGATCAGCGCGCCACCGCACTCGTCACAGACGCCCTCCTCTTCGGGCGGGTTGAACTCGACGTGGTAGTTCGCGCCGCAGTCGTCACAGACTCGTCTTCCAGTCAGGCGCTCGACGAGTTCGGAGTCGCTCACCGAGAGCAGACAGACCACGTCGAGAGTGGTGATATCAGCGAGATAGTCGGCCTGTTCGGTGTTGCGTGGGTAGCCGTCGAGCACGTAGCCCGCACCGTCCGAGAGCGCCTCGGCGACGATCTCGTTGACCACCGGGTCGGGGACGAGCTCGCCGGCGTCCATGAACTCACGAGGTGTGCCGTAGTCGGTCTCCATGTCCTTGTTCGCCCGGAGCGCGTCGCCCGTCGTCACATGTGGAACGTCGTACTCGTCGGCGACGTTCGCGCTCTGTGTCCCCTTCCCTGCGCCCGGCGGCCCGAGCAGCAGGACGTTGGGTTGGTCATCGCTCATACTCCCGGTTCGGAAGGGAGGGTAAAAGGTTTGTAGATACCGTCTCCGTTTGCGCGGCGCACACAGCGGCCCGCTTTTCACCGCGAGCGGCGAACCCGATCCATGACCCGCTTCGATGCCGCAACCGAAGAACCACGAAGGGAGCTGTTCGCCGACGCGATCCGTGCTCACGAGGAACGCGAGAGCGCGTTCCTCACCGTCGAGACGGAGACACAGGACGAGGAGGAGCGATCGCCGTGGCTCCAGTTCGCGGACGGGATCCTGAACGTCGACTGTACGGACGACGAGCTCGATCGAGTGAAAGAGCTGCTGAACGACTATCCCGCCTTCCGCATCGACGAGCTCGAAAGTCCCGAGGATGTCGACGGGACGAACGTCCGTATCGCGGCGCGGGCCGATCCCGAACGCGTCGCCGAGTTCGCCGATCGACTGTTCACCGGGGTCTACGAGCGACCCGCTGACTATCGGGCGTGGATCGCGGCCGTCTAAACGTCGTCGTCGCTGATGCCCGGTGCGTCGGTCACATCGACCTCGTCGGGTTCGTCCTGCCCGCCGACGAGCAGTTCGCCGTCCGGCCCCTCGACGTAGACGTCGTCGGCGAACCCACCCTTGGTGTAGCGATGGGAGTCGTCGTCGAGTTTCTCGGGCGTCGACGGTGCCTCGGGGACCCCGCCTGCGGGGGCGAACGTGCCGAGCGGGTCGTCGATAGTGATGGCAAACGTCTCGAAGAACTCCCGATAGCGGTCGTAGTGGGCGTCGAGCTCGTCGGGCGGGATCTCCATCATCTCGGTCCAGCCGTGGTTGTAGAAGTCGAAGTTCGCCTGGACGTGCGTGATCTCGCGCGCGGCGGCCTCGGTGTAGTCGGCTTCGAGAGCGGCGACATAGCTATCCATCGCCGCCTCGAAGAAGGCGTCGAGATGCTCGCGGCGCTCGTCGGCACGGGCGGGATCGGCCTTGCCGGTGAACACGCGCGTGTGGAGATCGACGAGCTTCCCGGTCGCGAACTCGCCGACGACGGGCATCGTGAGCGCCTGTTTGGCCGCGAAGTGACGGACCGACTGCTGCAGTTTCATGGATACAAGTCGGGGCGCGAGCCACATCAACGCACCGCCTGCGGACGGAACGGCCCGTTTTTCGGTTGCATCGTATCCACGATGCCGTGCACGAACCGAAACTAATTTGAATGAACGGTCAGTATATATCAGTGAAGATGAACGGAATCGACAACAGCGTGGCGCTGGTGACCGGTGCGGGAGCAGGAATCGGCAGGGAAACGGCCGAGCGGTTCGCCCGCGAGGGCGCGTCGGTCGTCGTCTCGGATATCGACGTCGACGCGGGCGAGGAGACGGTCGAACGGATCGAGGACGAGGGCGGCACCGCGGCGTTCGTCGAGGCGGACGTCAGCGATTCGGACGCCGTCGCGGCGATGGTCGAGGCGACCGTCGACGAGTTCGGCGGGCTCGACTACGCGGTGAACAACGTCGCGGCCGGTGCCCCGGCGGCGCGCACCGCCGACATCGACGAGGACGACTGGGATCGCGTCGTGGCGATCGCCCAGAAGGGGACGTGGCTCGGGATGAAACACGAGATCCCCGCCATCCTGGACGGCGATGACGACGGAGCGGTCGTCAACGTCGCCTCGATCGCCGGCATCGAGGCCAGCCCCGGGCGGACGCCCTACGCCGCGAGCAAACACGGCGTCGTCGGACTGACCCGCTCGGCCGGCGTCGAGTATGCGACCGAGGGGGTTCGGGTCAACGCCGTCTGTCCGGCCGTCGTTGAGACGGCAGCGATCGAATCGCTCTCGCCCGAGGAGCGCGACCAGGTCACCGCCGACGTGCCGATGGATCGGCCGGCACAGCCCGAGGAGATCGCGAGCGCGATCGTCTGGCTCTGCTCGGACGACGCCTCGTTCGTGACCGCCCACGCGCTCCCCGTCGACGGCGGCGAAACGCAGGGGTAGACGGGCAGCAACGCCGTCGCGTGCAGCTGAGCGTCGTTCCCGCCGGACGGCTTCGTGGATAGCAATTCACATTACCCCGGGGTGCCGAACTCGTTCCATGACCGCCTCGTACGTCATCATCGGCGACGGTATCGCCGGCAGTTCGGCGGCCGAAACCGTTCGCGAGGACGCGCCCGACGCCGACGTCACAGTAATAACCGACGAGGGCGAAGCGCTCTACAACCGCATTCTCATCAAGGAGTTCGCCAAGGGGAAACTGCCCGAGGCACCGATGTCGATCCACCAGCCCGACTGGTACGACGAGCGCGACATCGACCTCCGGCTGAACACGTTCGTCACCGACATCGACACCGACGCTCATACCGTCGACACCCACGAAGGCGAACAGTTCGACTACGACAAACTGCTGCTCGCGACCGGCGGCACGCCCGTCCAACTGCCCGTTCCGAACTCCGACGCCGAGGGTATCCATCACTTCTGGACGTTCGAGGATGCGCGCGCCATCGCCGAGCGCGCCGAGGCGGCCGACAACGGCGTCGTCGTCGGTGCGGGCCTGCTCGGCATCGACTTCGCGGCCATCTGCGGTGCACAGGACGTCGAGGCCCACTATCTGATGCGCGGCGAGAACTGGTGGCGGTACGCGCTCTCGGACGACGGTGCCGAGATCATTCACGGCGCGCTCGAGGACAACAACGTCACACCCGTCTTCGACAGCGGCGTCGATCGCTTCGAGACAGACGACGCAGGCCACGTCAGCGCCGCCGTCACGCCCGACGGCGACCGCTACGGCTGCGAGTTCGCCGGCGTCGCCATCGGGCTCGACTTCAACCTCGAACTGCTCCAGAACACAGACATCGAACTCGACGACGGCGTCGTCGTCGACGAACACATGCAGACCTCCGTCGATGACGTCTACGCCGCCGGCGACCTCACGCGCTACTACGACACGATTCTGGACGAGTACGCCCAGAACGGTTCCTGGGGCAGCGCCAAGGAGCAGGGATCGATCGCCGGCGAGAACATGGTCGCCGATAGTGAAGAAGCCACGTTCCGCTGGGTATCGTCCTACTCGATCACACACTTCGACTTCCCGTTCCTCTCCTTTGGCCATCCGACGCTCGGCGACGATCACGCCGAGGCGAAGTTCTCGGACACGGAGTGGCGACGGGTCGCGTTCAAGGACGGCAAGATCGTCGGCGGCGTGCTCATCGGCGATCTCGCACCCCAGAGCAAGTACAAGAAGCTCATCCGCGAGGAGCGCGTCGTCGCCGACCAGAAGGACGTGCTGATGCAGGAGGAGGTCGACCTCGACGAGCTCGCACCCGCCGCCGAACAGTAGTCGCATCGAAGGCGTTTTCCTCGCTGCTGTCCCAGCAGCGGTATGGAAGGCGGGAGCGGCGATATGACATTAGCGTTCGAACTCAGTGCGCTGGAGGCACTCTCGGAGCCGACCGACGTGTTCTCGGGCGCGCGCCGCTGGACGGAGTACGTCGGCGTGATCTCCGAGCAACCCACGTACGTCGTGACGAACTTCACGCGGAAGAACCGCATCCGACAGGACTTCTTCTCCGGCCCGCGCGGGCGGCGCGAAAGCCTCGAAAACGTCAAACAGCAGTTCGACACCGAGCGCCACGTCTTCGTCGGCATGGACGACGATGACCGGGAACTCGCCGACGAACTCGACTGGGAGTATCTCCCCGTCGAGGACGCGGCCGACGCGGCCGGCTGGACGCTCGACGACGGTGACGACGAGGACCCCACGATCGACACCGAATCGCGCGACGACTGGCCGTAGTCGGCCGAAGGGAACCATTTAATATCCGATCGGACGGGTTCGGAACATGACGCTCGATATCGACGTCGCGATCAGACGCGGCTTCTCGCGGACGTTCACCCGCAACGGGCTGCTGCTGATCGGGGCCTTTCTCGTCTTCGGGCTCGTGAGTGCGGTGCTCGTCCAGACGGCGAGCCTCCAACTGGTCGAGCGACTCAACGATCTCGCGGCACAGACACCCACACCGGGCCCTGGCACGGGTGGCGGAGCGGGCACGCCCCCGCACACAGCGGATGATCCCGCCGGGGCTCAGCCGCTCGCGCTGCCGATCCCGCTGATCGTCGCCGCACCACTCGCGGCGCTCACGCCCTTCATCGGCGAGGCATTGCGCATCATCGCCGTCCGGACGCTCGTGAGCGAGCACACCGACTCGATTCCGCGCGCGTTCGCACGCGAAAACATCGTCTGGGCGACGCTGAACGGTTTCTTTGGTGGGATCGTCGTCGGATTTATCATCATTATCGGCGGGATCGTCGGACTGATCGGGCTGCTCATCGGCGGCCCGCTCGTCGCGGCGTTTTTCGCCACCTCGTTTTTCTTCGTCCGCCAGGAGATTGCCGTCGAGAACAAGAATTTTATCGACGCGCTGACCGATAGCTGGCGGCTGACGAGCGGCCACCGCATCGGCCTGTTCGCGCTCGCCGTGGTCATCTGGCTCATCGGTCTCGTCGTCTCGATCCCCGGCACCGCGATCGGCTTCCTCGCCGGCGCTGGGTCGCCGGGGCTGGCGACGATCGCAGTCACGATCGTGAGCGTCGCGCTGGGTTCGGTCACGACCGTCTTCGGCATCGCCGTCGCGGCCCGTGCGTACGATCAGCTGCGCGCCGAGCGCGACGCTCCCGACGAGCGCGCGACGCCGTAGCCCGACGGTGGCCACCCACGGAGTTTAACCGCACGCCGCGCCAACCGTTCGTATGTCCGAGCCACGCGTCCCCGGCGCTCGCGGGGGCGAGGTGTCGCTGCCGTGTGGCGAGTCGGTCGCCGTTGCGGAGCTCGATATGGGCGTGCGCGAGTTCGACTGTGACTGCGGCGCGCGCCACGCCGTCGTGATGGACGTCCACCCGCCGAGCCGGTTCGTCCCCGAATCGCTCGTCGCGATCCTCCGCGAGACGATCGACTCCACCGACGGCGAGGAGTTCGACACGATGCATCTGATGGGCGTCGTCTTGGAGGAATTCCCCGAGAAGATCGTCTCCGAGGACGTCTCCGAGGACAGCAGTGTCGGCTACGCGCTGCTGTGGATCGCCGACTTCGACGCGCGCCGCCTCCACGAGATCGTCGTCGAACTCGTCGTCGAGTTGATGGAACACGCGGTGAGCCACGCCGACGACGCGGCGACCGAGAGCGAGTTCGAAGAGCAGATGCACGCCTTCGACGTCGAGGAGTTCGTCGATCGCTATCGCCGCGAGCGCGACTTCGAGCACGAGACCGACACCCCGGCCTGAAATTCTTGTACTCGTCCGAAAACGCCGACGTTCGCGTCTGACAGTCGTCTGACGATATGTTATCCGTCCCGCCGACATAGATCGCGTATGCAGTTCCGCCGTGGCGAGTTCGAGCGGATTCGGACGGTGCTCGCGGAGGCGAACGACGACGACGAGCCGCTGACGGCACGCGAGATTCACGACCGCCTCGCTGCACGCGACGTGGCGCTCGACAGCCCTCACCGCGTAGCCACCGTGCTGGGACGGCGGGCCGACGCCGGCGATATCGAAGTCATCGAGAGCCAGCCCTACCGCTATCGACTCGTCGATTCGCCGTAGTATCCCGGTGGCCGTTTTTTCTGCTCACTCACAGTTCGATCAGTAGCGTCCCGCTACCGCACCGCCACAGCCCACATACCTCCCCAGCCGATTCGCTCGTCGCTACGCTCCTCGCTCATCCACCGTCAGAGCGAAGTCGTTCGGGAGAGCG belongs to Halococcus qingdaonensis and includes:
- a CDS encoding RNA-guided pseudouridylation complex pseudouridine synthase subunit Cbf5 yields the protein MRGAPADRTAEERLSFGVVNLDKPPGPSAHQVTGWVRDLVGTDRAAHAGTLDPKVTGCLPILLGDATRLAQVFLEGEKEYVAVLELHGRAPESLDDVLAEFEGEIYQKPPKKSAVARRLRTRRLSELTAIEVEERRVLLRIRCESGTYVRKLCHDLGRALGTGAHMGDLRRVGTTPFDDTDLVSMHDLTDALAFADDGDPGTLLDTVQPAERALTHLPRVEIAPSAAHEVAEGAPVYAPGVLGIDDRPDDADEPLVACYTPDGAVVCLGRLVGDPGMESGTVVDLERVLV
- the cmk gene encoding (d)CMP kinase; the protein is MFVTVSGPAGVGKSTTAAALADRLSYEHISGGDIFRTVADERGLTALELNRRAEEDDAIDRALDRRQLTIAEERDDVVLESRLAGWMAGEYADLRIWLDAPLSVRVARIADREEKSIDVAREETEARAASEAQRYQEYYDIDIDDRSIYDLSLSTARWGPDAIVDVLAKACTAYDPAADEGQVNVAVDFER
- a CDS encoding DUF106 domain-containing protein → MGRTGEKARSLVAEDPAFAEALTVVLDRSGHAADEPTPDGGTHTIRWADVSDDLTSGQWGRLIETGILHDADGDGFAVSNPDEIRAALGDDSVETDAEDEDSGWSTYDKLAGLAALSLFPAYAVMPIRNAVGQAADVIFGPFDAVLPFYAVVIILSVLTGLYSVLLQSNLMNTEKMGAIQEQMNDIQERRKEAKERGDDAALDRIQEEQMDAMSDQLGMFKEQFRPMVWILLLTIPVFVWMYWKTGVRGGGAEHIVAAERSIVLPMLGRMELTEQIGGFVWVWLVWYFLISISFRQIIQKSLNLTTTPST
- a CDS encoding adenylate kinase; translated protein: MSDDQPNVLLLGPPGAGKGTQSANVADEYDVPHVTTGDALRANKDMETDYGTPREFMDAGELVPDPVVNEIVAEALSDGAGYVLDGYPRNTEQADYLADITTLDVVCLLSVSDSELVERLTGRRVCDDCGANYHVEFNPPEEEGVCDECGGALIQREDDTEETVKERIDVYHESTEPVVDYYREAGVLEEIDGEATPEEVWEELRETIDAAV
- a CDS encoding DUF6149 family protein, which gives rise to MKLQQSVRHFAAKQALTMPVVGEFATGKLVDLHTRVFTGKADPARADERREHLDAFFEAAMDSYVAALEADYTEAAAREITHVQANFDFYNHGWTEMMEIPPDELDAHYDRYREFFETFAITIDDPLGTFAPAGGVPEAPSTPEKLDDDSHRYTKGGFADDVYVEGPDGELLVGGQDEPDEVDVTDAPGISDDDV
- a CDS encoding SDR family NAD(P)-dependent oxidoreductase, coding for MNGIDNSVALVTGAGAGIGRETAERFAREGASVVVSDIDVDAGEETVERIEDEGGTAAFVEADVSDSDAVAAMVEATVDEFGGLDYAVNNVAAGAPAARTADIDEDDWDRVVAIAQKGTWLGMKHEIPAILDGDDDGAVVNVASIAGIEASPGRTPYAASKHGVVGLTRSAGVEYATEGVRVNAVCPAVVETAAIESLSPEERDQVTADVPMDRPAQPEEIASAIVWLCSDDASFVTAHALPVDGGETQG
- a CDS encoding NAD(P)/FAD-dependent oxidoreductase, giving the protein MTASYVIIGDGIAGSSAAETVREDAPDADVTVITDEGEALYNRILIKEFAKGKLPEAPMSIHQPDWYDERDIDLRLNTFVTDIDTDAHTVDTHEGEQFDYDKLLLATGGTPVQLPVPNSDAEGIHHFWTFEDARAIAERAEAADNGVVVGAGLLGIDFAAICGAQDVEAHYLMRGENWWRYALSDDGAEIIHGALEDNNVTPVFDSGVDRFETDDAGHVSAAVTPDGDRYGCEFAGVAIGLDFNLELLQNTDIELDDGVVVDEHMQTSVDDVYAAGDLTRYYDTILDEYAQNGSWGSAKEQGSIAGENMVADSEEATFRWVSSYSITHFDFPFLSFGHPTLGDDHAEAKFSDTEWRRVAFKDGKIVGGVLIGDLAPQSKYKKLIREERVVADQKDVLMQEEVDLDELAPAAEQ
- a CDS encoding DUF7124 domain-containing protein, with amino-acid sequence MEGGSGDMTLAFELSALEALSEPTDVFSGARRWTEYVGVISEQPTYVVTNFTRKNRIRQDFFSGPRGRRESLENVKQQFDTERHVFVGMDDDDRELADELDWEYLPVEDAADAAGWTLDDGDDEDPTIDTESRDDWP
- a CDS encoding DUF5815 family protein: MSEPRVPGARGGEVSLPCGESVAVAELDMGVREFDCDCGARHAVVMDVHPPSRFVPESLVAILRETIDSTDGEEFDTMHLMGVVLEEFPEKIVSEDVSEDSSVGYALLWIADFDARRLHEIVVELVVELMEHAVSHADDAATESEFEEQMHAFDVEEFVDRYRRERDFEHETDTPA
- a CDS encoding helix-turn-helix domain-containing protein — translated: MQFRRGEFERIRTVLAEANDDDEPLTAREIHDRLAARDVALDSPHRVATVLGRRADAGDIEVIESQPYRYRLVDSP